A genomic segment from Streptomyces sp. NBC_01233 encodes:
- a CDS encoding N-6 DNA methylase, with amino-acid sequence MIGEDEVPDITATAAEIARLAGVTRAAVSNWRRRRSDFPAPVGGTTASPLFSLAEVRQWLEGQREGREVSGEVRLWQALRGTYGEEMVRALAAVGDHLGGGLGELTDQGAREVADGLVADRMPTEVMDALVARLLESTSRAALDGASTLRLARAVREFAGETSGTVFDPACGIGSLLVGVGGDAVGSRLGQDTHADATRVARVRAALAATRAAPVEIVAGDSLRADAFPDLRADLVVCEPPTAVADWGREQLLIDPRWEAGVPSRGESELAWLQHCYHHTAPGGRAVVALPASVAHRRSGRRIRAELVRRGCVAAVVALPPGLAASHALPLHLWLLSRPSGPGRATGTVRMVDLSSNSPDGPWEPQPHQESEVPLIDLLDNDVDLTPSRYVREPEPDYAVEYATLRDELDKRLSRLQALLPELPPRGGDDGLDDGVPVAVSDLLAAGLVSLDGDELTSVSDQLDADYVRGFASSAANARRSTSSSGTFRADLQAARLPRMDVERQHRYGDAFRSLGAFELELAELARMGDRAARLARDGLTGGALDPPLPHGSGDAEHQSTMTDGDAAVGREDRTF; translated from the coding sequence ATGATCGGAGAAGACGAGGTGCCCGATATCACGGCGACCGCTGCGGAGATCGCACGGTTGGCGGGCGTGACGCGTGCTGCGGTGTCCAACTGGCGCAGGCGCCGCTCGGACTTTCCCGCACCCGTCGGCGGCACCACGGCGAGTCCCCTGTTTTCGCTCGCCGAGGTACGGCAGTGGCTGGAGGGGCAGCGCGAAGGGCGAGAGGTCAGTGGGGAAGTCCGGCTCTGGCAGGCGCTGCGTGGCACCTACGGCGAGGAGATGGTCAGGGCGCTGGCTGCTGTCGGGGACCATCTCGGGGGTGGTCTAGGAGAGTTGACCGATCAGGGTGCCCGCGAGGTGGCGGACGGGCTAGTCGCCGACCGTATGCCCACCGAGGTGATGGACGCTCTGGTCGCCCGGCTGCTGGAGTCCACCTCGCGCGCCGCGTTGGATGGGGCCTCGACGTTGCGGCTTGCTCGCGCTGTCCGAGAATTCGCTGGTGAGACCTCTGGCACCGTCTTCGACCCGGCGTGCGGCATCGGCTCGCTTCTTGTCGGGGTGGGTGGTGATGCGGTCGGGAGCAGGCTGGGGCAGGACACGCACGCGGACGCGACGCGCGTGGCCCGGGTGCGCGCGGCCCTCGCCGCCACCAGGGCGGCGCCGGTTGAGATCGTGGCGGGCGACTCGTTGCGGGCTGACGCGTTCCCCGATCTCCGCGCGGACCTGGTCGTGTGCGAGCCGCCGACCGCCGTGGCCGACTGGGGCCGCGAACAGTTGCTCATCGATCCGCGCTGGGAGGCGGGTGTGCCCTCGCGAGGAGAGAGCGAACTCGCCTGGCTCCAGCATTGCTACCACCACACGGCACCCGGCGGGCGGGCCGTGGTGGCCCTGCCGGCGTCGGTCGCCCATCGCCGCTCCGGTCGCAGAATCCGGGCGGAGCTGGTGCGTCGCGGCTGCGTCGCCGCGGTGGTGGCTCTGCCGCCGGGCCTCGCTGCCAGTCACGCACTTCCGCTGCACCTGTGGCTGCTGAGCCGCCCCTCGGGCCCTGGGCGGGCGACGGGGACCGTACGCATGGTGGATCTCAGCAGCAACAGCCCGGACGGGCCGTGGGAGCCGCAGCCGCACCAGGAGTCGGAGGTGCCGCTGATCGATCTACTGGACAACGACGTGGACCTCACGCCCAGCCGCTATGTACGCGAGCCGGAACCCGACTACGCGGTGGAGTACGCAACGCTGCGCGACGAACTCGACAAGCGGCTGAGCCGCCTGCAGGCGCTGCTTCCCGAGCTGCCACCGCGAGGCGGGGACGATGGCCTAGACGATGGAGTCCCGGTCGCGGTGAGCGACCTGCTGGCCGCGGGCTTGGTCAGCCTGGATGGCGACGAGCTCACCTCCGTCAGCGACCAGTTGGACGCCGACTATGTGCGCGGATTCGCCAGTAGCGCGGCGAATGCCCGTCGTAGCACGTCCTCCTCGGGTACGTTCCGAGCGGACCTGCAGGCGGCACGTCTACCCCGAATGGACGTTGAGCGACAACACCGCTACGGCGACGCGTTTCGCTCGTTGGGTGCGTTCGAGCTTGAGCTTGCCGAACTCGCCAGGATGGGCGACCGGGCTGCGCGGCTCGCACGCGACGGCCTCACTGGCGGCGCACTCGATCCACCGCTGCCCCATGGCAGCGGTGACGCTGAACACCAGAGCACGATGACTGACGGAGACGCCGCAGTGGGGCGAGAGGACAGGACATTTTGA
- a CDS encoding type I restriction-modification system subunit M — protein sequence MSKNQELADFIWSVADLLRGDYKRSEYGKVILPLTVLRRLDCVMAPTRQAVWDREASYTGENKDGLLLAASKLKFYNLSEQTFDTISSDSANVAKNLKDYIRGFSSEATEIINRYEFHLQIDRLDNTDLLYQVVRKFAGLDLTFDAVDNHDMGYVFEELIRKFADASNETAGEHFTPREVIELMVELLLAPDDDRLTGEGQVVKILDPACGTGGMLSATEDHIRKLNPRVRVNLFGQELNAESYAICRSDMLLKGHSAKNIRFGNSFSQDGHDGETFDYMLANPPFGVEWKKVEKTIRQEHEDRGYDGRFGAGLPRINDGSLLFLQHMMSKMQPLKKDAAGDEVGGTRLAIVFNGSPLFTGGAGSGESEIRRWIIEHDYLEAIVALPDQLFYNTGISTYFWIVTNRKPADRKGHVVLLDARDQWTKMRRSLGEKRKQITRSQIGRICAIYRDALSIAGDEAHPDYGRVKVFANRDFGYQRITVDQPLKLRFELTEDSLAQLGASAAVKKAVGDEPAVELLLAALKPLLGSHWSTKAAAWDALRTAMVAGGVLWPSGAPFQKAIRDAVGRPDPEGEVQLIKGKPEPDPDLRDNENVPLDEDIDEYFTREVMPYVPDAWIATSRNLKTKETERLKLGYEIPFNRHFYTYTAPRPLAEIDGELKSLEAEIQELLGEVAG from the coding sequence TTGAGTAAGAACCAGGAACTTGCCGACTTCATCTGGTCGGTGGCCGACCTGCTGCGCGGTGACTACAAGCGTTCGGAGTACGGAAAGGTCATCCTGCCGCTGACGGTGCTGCGCAGGCTGGACTGCGTCATGGCCCCGACCCGCCAGGCGGTGTGGGACCGGGAGGCCTCCTACACCGGGGAGAACAAGGACGGGCTGCTGCTGGCGGCCTCCAAGCTCAAGTTCTACAACCTCTCCGAGCAGACCTTCGACACGATCAGCAGCGATTCAGCCAACGTGGCGAAGAATCTCAAGGACTACATTCGGGGCTTCTCCTCCGAGGCCACCGAGATCATCAACCGCTACGAGTTTCACCTCCAGATCGACCGTCTGGACAACACCGACCTGCTCTACCAGGTGGTGCGGAAGTTCGCCGGCCTGGACCTGACCTTCGATGCCGTGGACAACCACGACATGGGCTATGTATTCGAGGAGCTGATCCGCAAGTTTGCTGACGCTTCCAACGAGACCGCCGGTGAGCACTTCACCCCGCGCGAAGTCATCGAGCTGATGGTCGAGCTGCTGCTGGCCCCAGACGACGACCGGCTGACGGGGGAGGGCCAGGTCGTCAAGATCCTCGACCCGGCCTGCGGCACCGGCGGCATGCTCTCGGCGACGGAGGACCACATTCGCAAGCTCAACCCGCGCGTGCGAGTCAATCTGTTTGGCCAGGAGCTCAACGCGGAGTCATACGCGATCTGTCGCTCCGACATGTTGCTGAAGGGCCACTCTGCCAAGAACATCCGCTTCGGCAACTCCTTCAGCCAAGACGGCCACGACGGCGAGACCTTCGACTACATGCTCGCCAACCCGCCCTTCGGTGTGGAGTGGAAGAAGGTCGAGAAGACCATCCGCCAGGAGCACGAAGACCGGGGATATGACGGCCGATTCGGAGCCGGACTACCCCGGATCAACGACGGCTCGCTCCTGTTCTTGCAGCACATGATGAGCAAGATGCAGCCGTTGAAGAAAGATGCGGCAGGGGACGAGGTCGGTGGCACCAGACTAGCCATCGTCTTCAACGGCTCGCCGCTGTTCACCGGTGGAGCGGGATCTGGTGAGTCGGAGATCCGCAGGTGGATCATCGAGCACGACTACCTGGAGGCGATCGTCGCACTCCCCGACCAGCTCTTCTACAACACCGGGATCTCCACATACTTCTGGATCGTTACGAACCGTAAGCCCGCCGACCGCAAGGGCCACGTCGTCCTGCTTGACGCTCGTGACCAGTGGACCAAGATGCGGAGGTCCCTCGGCGAGAAGCGCAAGCAGATTACCCGGTCCCAGATCGGACGCATTTGCGCGATCTACCGCGACGCGCTCAGTATCGCTGGCGACGAGGCCCATCCTGACTATGGGCGAGTGAAGGTCTTCGCCAACCGGGACTTCGGCTACCAGCGCATCACCGTGGACCAGCCGCTCAAGCTCCGCTTCGAGCTGACCGAAGATAGCCTCGCGCAGCTCGGCGCGTCGGCCGCTGTGAAGAAGGCGGTCGGGGACGAGCCAGCGGTCGAGTTGCTGCTTGCGGCGCTCAAGCCGCTGCTCGGATCGCACTGGTCCACCAAGGCTGCGGCATGGGATGCCCTGCGTACGGCGATGGTGGCCGGGGGCGTGTTGTGGCCGTCTGGCGCACCTTTCCAGAAGGCCATCCGGGATGCCGTGGGTCGGCCTGATCCGGAAGGTGAGGTCCAGCTCATCAAGGGCAAACCCGAGCCTGACCCTGACTTGAGGGACAACGAGAACGTCCCGCTCGACGAGGACATCGACGAGTACTTCACCCGCGAGGTGATGCCCTACGTTCCGGACGCATGGATCGCGACATCCCGAAACTTGAAGACTAAGGAGACGGAGCGGCTCAAGCTAGGTTACGAGATCCCCTTCAACCGCCACTTCTACACCTATACAGCGCCGAGGCCGCTTGCGGAAATTGATGGGGAACTGAAGTCACTGGAGGCCGAGATTCAGGAGCTGCTTGGGGAGGTGGCAGGGTGA
- a CDS encoding restriction endonuclease subunit S, with the protein MRLRHLAQVNPRCAVFDGLSDDDELTFLPMEAVWPGERLDVSRRRTKAAVATGYTRFQEGDVLVPKITPTFEAGRAVLIRGLHNGVGAGTTELHVLRAGPLIDPRFLFYVVNTHSFLKLGEAEMYGVAGQQRVPDDFIRDLPVAMLPLDEQRRIADFLDAEVARIDHLAARQLCMVDVLEERRIAVTSHLVFGRDREGERRDSGIPTIGSIPAAWRSARIKTFMREVMDLSETGEEELLSVSHLTGVTPRSEKDVNMFLAESMVGYKRCQPGDLVINTLWAWMGALGVSRYSGIMSPAYGVYRLTSDVVDSRYLDLLVRTPEYVAEMTRFSKGVWTSRLRLYPESFLGLSIPVPSRNSQELIVEQVARETAEQERLKSRLESFANTLAERRQALITAAVTGQLDVTTARRTYDRDL; encoded by the coding sequence GTGCGACTGCGACACCTCGCACAGGTCAACCCTCGCTGTGCTGTATTCGACGGTCTCTCCGATGACGATGAGCTGACCTTCCTCCCTATGGAAGCGGTGTGGCCCGGGGAGCGGCTTGACGTCTCCCGTCGGCGTACCAAGGCTGCCGTGGCAACCGGATACACGCGGTTTCAGGAAGGTGACGTACTCGTCCCGAAGATCACCCCAACCTTCGAGGCGGGACGGGCTGTCCTAATTCGGGGCCTCCACAACGGAGTGGGAGCCGGTACGACTGAACTTCATGTCCTGCGGGCCGGGCCTCTGATCGATCCTCGGTTCCTCTTCTACGTTGTGAATACTCATAGTTTTCTCAAGCTGGGTGAAGCCGAGATGTACGGCGTTGCTGGACAGCAGCGCGTTCCGGATGATTTCATTCGCGATCTGCCAGTTGCCATGCTTCCGCTGGATGAGCAGCGCCGCATCGCTGACTTTCTCGATGCCGAGGTCGCCCGGATCGACCACTTGGCGGCTCGCCAACTTTGTATGGTCGATGTCCTCGAAGAGCGGCGCATTGCCGTGACATCTCACCTCGTCTTCGGTCGTGATCGCGAGGGGGAACGGCGCGATTCAGGCATCCCAACGATTGGATCGATCCCTGCGGCGTGGAGGTCGGCGCGGATTAAGACGTTTATGAGGGAGGTGATGGATCTCTCTGAAACCGGCGAGGAAGAACTTCTATCCGTCTCGCATCTAACTGGCGTGACGCCCCGCTCCGAAAAGGACGTCAATATGTTCTTGGCTGAGAGTATGGTGGGGTATAAGCGATGCCAGCCGGGAGATCTTGTCATTAACACCCTTTGGGCCTGGATGGGTGCTCTTGGTGTTTCCCGCTACTCGGGAATCATGAGTCCGGCCTACGGTGTTTACCGCTTGACATCTGACGTCGTTGATTCCAGGTACCTGGATCTCCTCGTTCGAACCCCAGAGTATGTAGCCGAGATGACGAGATTCTCCAAAGGGGTCTGGACCTCTCGGCTCCGGCTGTATCCCGAATCCTTCCTGGGGTTGAGCATTCCCGTACCATCTCGAAATTCTCAAGAACTAATCGTAGAGCAGGTGGCAAGAGAAACGGCTGAGCAGGAGAGGCTTAAGTCTAGGCTGGAGTCCTTTGCTAACACGCTTGCCGAGCGCCGCCAGGCGCTGATCACCGCTGCCGTGACCGGCCAGCTCGACGTCACCACCGCTCGCCGAACGTACGACCGCGATCTCTGA
- a CDS encoding type I restriction endonuclease subunit R encodes MNDARVYTEQAFENAVEAALLRSGWQRGLSNTYDRALGIDASELSEFLRASQNDAWLALQAAYGEEEEQAIARFAKRVAREIDSRGLLDVLRRGVNDRNVKIKLAFFRPAHTLATDALAEYDANRLTFVRQFHYSTARPADTLDMAFFLNGLPVASVELKNGLTGQTVEDAKRQYRRKRDPKEAFFAKRSLAHFAVDPTLAFLTTRLAGDATRFLPFNTGSGGPGQIGGAGNVPAPTDGKYPTSYLFDEVWARDNWLELLQRFLHVEDAAAKAGRAPSHKPGSAHTQPLIFPRFHQWDAVRKLIAHAARHGAGENYLIQHSAGSGKSNTIAWLAHHLSSLHTSHDLGLIAPAALASGLGANKLVFDKVIVITDRRVLDKQLQDTIYQFDHKAGVVVRIDENSQQLADALTGPTARIVITTVQKFPFVLDKVAGLGGQRYAVIIDEAHSSQGGESAAALKKALGRLGSDAVDEDGDPLTAAALARGKQPNLSFFAFTATPKAKTIDLFGTPYLNPGSGEQEKGPFHVYSMRQAIEEGFILDVLGNYITYATYFKLQEAAADEAEQQVDPRKARSKLVRAALMSEASMASRAKIIVDHFRSHSSPRLGGRAKAMVVTSGRDHAVRLYQAMRAYIDQRGFTDCGTLVAFSGALTLDGIEYTEPKLNGFPERELPTRFGYTRADDPNPPSVPKPEHRILVVAEKYQTGFDQPLLTTMYVDKILVGLAAVQTLSRLNRTHRLKTTEDLFILDFANRPEDIEQAFQQYYEASVSEPTDPNLLFDREREVMAYQLLVEAEMDAFVNAYFAAFQGGSATDTAIMKAHARLYGYLQPALDRFNALNATEPETASEFRRALDSYTKAYGWLSHVIGFENLELERLYQYGRFLLRRLPAPARSAGADIGTAAPSHMRITQTGTPELRLEAAGAQVLAGLVPEAGGGVAEAEEMSLAEVIQSVNHEYGTGLSTTDQILLGQLVVAVSEDPELRAIALHQDQDVFGGELEKDLDRIVIDQAASNDALMVRYFDDTNVNRLFKQVATQQAYQLIRRPVRREAERRATEQRAAELKSTGNRRAEPPTA; translated from the coding sequence ATGAACGACGCCCGCGTATACACCGAACAGGCATTCGAGAACGCCGTGGAAGCGGCGCTGCTGCGCAGCGGCTGGCAGCGCGGGCTGTCGAACACCTACGACCGCGCTCTCGGTATCGATGCTTCCGAGCTGTCCGAGTTCCTCCGCGCATCGCAGAACGACGCGTGGCTGGCGCTCCAGGCCGCCTACGGCGAGGAAGAAGAGCAGGCCATCGCCCGGTTCGCGAAGCGCGTGGCGCGGGAGATTGACTCGCGAGGACTGTTGGACGTGCTGCGTCGGGGCGTGAACGACCGGAACGTGAAGATCAAACTTGCGTTCTTCCGCCCGGCGCACACCCTTGCCACCGACGCTTTGGCCGAGTACGACGCCAACCGGCTCACCTTCGTGCGCCAGTTTCACTACTCCACCGCGCGGCCGGCCGACACCCTCGACATGGCGTTTTTCCTCAACGGGCTGCCGGTCGCCTCCGTAGAGTTGAAGAACGGGCTGACCGGCCAGACCGTCGAGGACGCCAAGCGCCAGTACCGGCGGAAGCGGGATCCGAAGGAAGCGTTCTTCGCGAAGCGCAGTCTGGCCCACTTCGCGGTCGATCCGACGCTGGCATTTCTGACGACTCGTCTGGCTGGGGACGCGACCCGATTTCTCCCCTTCAACACCGGCTCCGGCGGCCCTGGCCAGATCGGCGGCGCGGGCAACGTCCCGGCTCCGACCGACGGGAAGTACCCCACCTCCTATCTCTTCGACGAGGTGTGGGCGCGGGACAACTGGCTGGAGCTGCTCCAGCGGTTCCTGCACGTGGAGGACGCCGCCGCGAAGGCCGGGCGGGCGCCGTCACACAAGCCGGGTAGCGCGCACACGCAGCCGCTGATCTTCCCCCGGTTCCACCAGTGGGACGCCGTGCGCAAGCTCATCGCGCACGCGGCCCGTCACGGTGCGGGAGAGAACTACCTGATCCAGCACTCCGCCGGCTCGGGCAAGTCCAACACCATCGCCTGGCTCGCGCACCACCTGTCCAGCCTGCACACTTCCCACGACCTCGGGTTGATCGCGCCCGCCGCGCTCGCCTCCGGCCTGGGGGCGAACAAGCTGGTCTTCGACAAGGTCATCGTCATTACCGACCGGCGGGTGCTGGACAAGCAGCTTCAGGACACGATCTACCAGTTCGACCACAAGGCCGGCGTGGTCGTACGGATCGACGAGAACTCCCAGCAGCTCGCGGACGCGCTGACCGGGCCGACGGCCCGAATCGTGATCACCACGGTGCAGAAGTTCCCCTTCGTCCTGGACAAGGTCGCTGGGCTGGGTGGGCAGCGCTACGCGGTGATCATCGACGAGGCGCACTCCTCGCAGGGCGGGGAGAGCGCGGCGGCACTGAAGAAGGCGCTGGGACGTCTCGGCTCGGACGCGGTAGACGAGGACGGCGACCCGCTGACGGCCGCAGCCCTGGCGCGCGGCAAGCAGCCGAACCTGTCCTTCTTCGCGTTCACGGCTACCCCCAAGGCGAAGACGATCGACCTCTTCGGCACCCCTTACCTCAACCCCGGCTCGGGGGAGCAGGAGAAGGGACCGTTCCACGTCTACTCCATGCGGCAGGCCATCGAGGAGGGCTTCATCCTCGACGTGCTCGGTAACTACATCACCTACGCCACATACTTCAAGCTCCAGGAGGCTGCCGCCGACGAGGCTGAGCAGCAGGTGGACCCCCGTAAGGCCCGCTCGAAGCTGGTGAGGGCCGCGCTGATGTCGGAGGCGTCGATGGCCTCCCGCGCGAAGATCATCGTCGACCACTTCCGCTCGCATTCCAGCCCGCGCCTCGGTGGCCGGGCAAAGGCAATGGTGGTCACCTCCGGCCGTGATCACGCCGTACGGCTGTACCAGGCCATGCGGGCCTACATCGACCAGCGTGGCTTCACCGACTGCGGTACCTTGGTCGCGTTTTCCGGGGCACTGACCCTTGACGGGATCGAGTACACCGAGCCCAAGCTCAACGGCTTCCCCGAACGTGAGCTGCCGACCCGCTTTGGCTATACCCGCGCGGACGATCCGAACCCGCCCTCCGTGCCAAAGCCCGAGCACCGCATCCTCGTCGTCGCCGAGAAGTACCAGACCGGCTTCGATCAGCCGCTGCTGACTACCATGTACGTGGACAAGATCCTGGTGGGGCTGGCCGCGGTGCAGACGCTTTCCCGGCTCAACCGCACCCACCGGCTCAAGACCACCGAGGACCTGTTCATCCTCGACTTCGCCAACCGTCCCGAGGACATCGAGCAGGCTTTCCAGCAATACTACGAGGCGTCGGTCAGCGAGCCCACCGACCCCAACCTGCTGTTCGATCGCGAACGCGAGGTCATGGCCTACCAGCTCCTGGTGGAAGCCGAGATGGACGCCTTCGTAAACGCCTACTTCGCAGCCTTCCAGGGCGGCTCGGCCACCGACACCGCCATCATGAAGGCGCACGCCCGCCTCTATGGCTACCTTCAGCCTGCGCTGGACCGCTTCAACGCCCTCAACGCCACCGAACCGGAAACCGCCTCCGAGTTCCGCCGTGCCCTGGACTCCTACACCAAGGCGTACGGCTGGCTCTCCCACGTCATCGGATTCGAGAACCTCGAACTGGAACGGCTCTACCAGTACGGACGCTTCCTGCTGCGCCGCCTGCCCGCGCCCGCCCGCAGTGCCGGCGCCGACATAGGGACCGCGGCCCCGAGCCACATGCGCATCACTCAGACGGGCACCCCGGAGCTGCGCCTGGAGGCGGCGGGTGCGCAGGTCTTGGCTGGCCTGGTACCCGAAGCAGGCGGAGGAGTGGCCGAGGCGGAGGAGATGTCGCTGGCCGAGGTGATCCAGTCCGTTAACCACGAGTACGGGACCGGGCTCTCCACTACCGACCAGATCCTTCTTGGCCAGCTTGTGGTTGCCGTCAGCGAGGACCCCGAACTTCGGGCCATCGCCCTGCACCAGGACCAGGACGTCTTCGGTGGGGAACTGGAAAAGGACCTCGACCGGATCGTCATCGACCAGGCGGCGTCCAACGACGCCCTGATGGTCCGCTACTTCGACGACACCAACGTCAACCGCCTGTTCAAGCAGGTCGCGACCCAGCAGGCGTACCAGCTCATTCGGCGCCCGGTCCGACGCGAGGCCGAGCGCCGGGCCACTGAACAGCGGGCCGCCGAGCTCAAGTCCACCGGAAATCGTCGGGCGGAGCCGCCGACCGCATAG
- a CDS encoding serine/threonine-protein kinase, whose amino-acid sequence MVQGGTPSFDAGVPARVIAGRYKLHTPIGAGGMGEVWQAYDERLDRRVAVKMMLAESPVPPGFHGAAFEETLQTRRARFLREVQITAGIEHLGVPAVYDTGTDEASGRLFVVMQLLQGRELQTFIDETDYESETVPVSWAAAVGAQIASVLDTVHHRDVVHRDIKPSNLMLTPGGVVKVLDFGVAALRGVGTLPRLTQVGMTVGTPPYMSPEQSLANAVGPAADVYALACVLHELLTGKPPFTPDDSRSHMWHHVHTPPPPIRSLRPDVPVDIEKLLLAMLTKESEQRMDAMEVYDALLSFVHDSAGTPATDEGILDPRLPFLRPFGGRAHSPSVAASYAPTVVVPSPLAPPPAAAPQRPETGPAALTEQEADAISDRAAGLAQEGQFTQAADALAEAIARAADPELREGMQFSLAQVKFLAGSHREALALFEPLAHHYTDRYGDQDEQAQLCWYYAGQCRMELGEATAAIRAFDRVSEIMPEEGDEHAVNRHLDALARLMSLYAATESLPKALDVGERLRSETSHLRGSDWPGLVQIDAYLRRLRQDLG is encoded by the coding sequence ATGGTGCAGGGCGGCACGCCGAGCTTCGACGCCGGCGTACCGGCCCGCGTGATCGCGGGCCGGTACAAGCTGCACACGCCCATCGGCGCGGGCGGCATGGGCGAGGTCTGGCAGGCATACGACGAACGCCTGGACCGCCGGGTCGCGGTGAAGATGATGCTCGCCGAGAGCCCGGTTCCGCCCGGGTTCCACGGCGCAGCGTTCGAGGAGACCCTGCAGACCCGCCGCGCCCGATTCCTGCGCGAGGTCCAGATCACCGCCGGCATCGAACACCTGGGTGTGCCGGCTGTCTACGACACCGGAACCGACGAGGCCAGCGGACGGCTGTTCGTCGTCATGCAGCTCCTGCAGGGACGCGAACTACAGACGTTCATCGACGAGACCGACTACGAAAGCGAGACGGTCCCCGTCTCCTGGGCCGCGGCCGTCGGCGCCCAGATCGCTTCCGTCCTTGACACCGTGCACCATCGCGACGTCGTTCACCGCGACATCAAACCGTCCAACCTGATGCTCACCCCCGGAGGCGTAGTCAAAGTCCTCGACTTCGGCGTCGCCGCCCTGCGCGGAGTCGGCACCCTGCCCCGGCTCACCCAGGTCGGCATGACCGTAGGCACCCCGCCCTACATGTCGCCAGAGCAGAGCCTCGCCAACGCAGTCGGCCCTGCCGCCGACGTCTACGCTCTCGCCTGCGTGCTCCACGAACTCCTCACCGGAAAGCCGCCGTTCACCCCCGACGACAGCCGCTCCCACATGTGGCACCACGTCCACACCCCGCCCCCGCCCATCCGCTCCCTGCGCCCGGACGTGCCAGTCGACATCGAGAAGCTCCTGCTGGCGATGCTCACCAAGGAATCCGAGCAGCGCATGGACGCGATGGAGGTCTACGACGCCCTCCTGTCCTTCGTACACGACTCCGCCGGCACCCCCGCCACCGACGAGGGCATCCTCGACCCCCGTCTGCCGTTCCTGCGACCTTTCGGGGGCCGGGCGCACAGCCCTAGTGTCGCCGCCTCGTACGCACCCACTGTCGTAGTTCCCTCGCCGCTCGCGCCCCCACCCGCAGCCGCACCTCAGAGGCCGGAGACAGGCCCTGCTGCACTGACCGAGCAGGAGGCGGACGCGATCTCCGACCGGGCAGCGGGGCTGGCTCAGGAGGGCCAGTTCACCCAGGCGGCCGACGCATTGGCCGAGGCAATCGCAAGAGCCGCTGACCCGGAGCTCAGGGAAGGTATGCAGTTCAGCCTCGCGCAGGTGAAGTTCCTGGCTGGAAGCCACCGCGAGGCCCTCGCGCTCTTCGAGCCGCTCGCTCACCACTACACCGACCGCTACGGCGACCAGGACGAGCAAGCCCAGCTGTGCTGGTACTACGCCGGGCAGTGCAGGATGGAACTCGGCGAAGCCACCGCCGCGATCCGAGCTTTCGACCGCGTGAGCGAGATCATGCCTGAAGAGGGCGATGAGCACGCCGTCAACCGGCACCTCGATGCTCTTGCACGGCTGATGAGTCTGTATGCCGCGACGGAAAGCCTCCCCAAGGCACTGGACGTCGGAGAGCGGCTCCGGTCGGAAACCTCTCACCTACGGGGAAGCGACTGGCCTGGACTGGTGCAGATCGACGCCTATCTCCGCCGCCTTCGCCAGGACCTGGGCTGA